The sequence GCTTCATGCGCGTGGGGGATTTCCGTTCTGTTCGGGACTCATTAGAAGCTAcataattttgtattattatacaACATCACACTTTTTTGGTAGGTATTTGTGTAGTTGTCGTAGTGCATCcttaaaagaaaacaagtaaAAATGTTTAGTATGTTAAAACTCAAATTCATAGTTTATTTGCATAGCGtaaacctaaaaaataaaaacgttggAAATTGATAAGATTAATGAAACACGTACGTCAAATTCATCGTTTCAGTGTAGTGATGTCAAGAGCTTTACCATAAAATGAAGACCACTTTAAAAGACCTTCTCATTAATACCCttttaattttataaattaatCTCTGAATACATATTACTTCAGAATACCTATTGTATTTGGTACGTCAATTCTgtcgaattaaaaaaataaaatacagtaaaggtttgcaatgtattttttatctgtcgaattaaaaaaataaaataaacttccaGGAAAGGGttgcaaatttattttttaacctgttaaaaataataataataaaattaatgttATACACACATTAGGAGCTTGGATTCGTACCTCTTGACACCGGCTATTACTTATCTGACCGCCTGACGACACCGTCTGCATCGTGGCTGTACGACAAACGACAACTTGTCACTCGAATTTTTGAAGAAGAGGAGCGACACGACGAGAGGATTGTCACATAACTGGTTTATCATACTAATTAACTCGACGAGACAGCGAGTCATTTACCCGAAATAGTCAGGAAGTATTTAAGCATCAGGGCGTCATTTCTTCAAAATAAACGCAACAaccaactttttatttatttttttattttattttttttatagacaaatgaaaacaattttatttattcaagaaACGAGTAAAATGTAGATAaattgtggttgttgttgttttacaaagtttacttttggcaataaatcaaattccttttttgattGTAATGCGAATCTTAAACATGACAATTTGAAAACAACTTAAATCGAAGACTGGTGCAGTATCATATTGTATCAGCAGATGGCGATATTAGGTAGTTGTCGTATGTATTGTCCACCACAAAACGGTATAGAAGAAGAGTCGCTACTTTACATGTAAACAGAAAACACAATGGCCGCCTCCATCGAGAGTTTGCTGGAAGAAATCTCCAACATAGAAGACCCGATTGAAGAGCTTCAATGTCTGAAGACTGCACTTTTATCCATACCCGTCAGCGACTTGAAGGACTTTGTTAGCGGGCATCGCTTTGAAGTGATCTTCTCTTTGTTAAACTCCAATGAAAGGTTTGTATGACAATGTATTTCTGACCAGTCATTGTTTGGATCATGTATTTCACTTTAGTTGTCACTTTTCTGACATTCAGCGCAATTTTGTGATTATGTATTGAAATATAAGCCGGGAATAAAGTTCTGCCTTTGAGGTTTACAGTTTTACTATGATGTCATCATAAGATAATACAACGCAACATTTGACAGTAGTATTGAGACGATTGACAACTCCTGCATTTACAGGGAACAGGTTGAACTGTGCGTGGACATCCTCGAACGCATCTTAACGGCCTGCAGCCCACTGCAGGTGGTCCAGAACTACAGAGCCGAGCTGCAAGCAGGTCTGACGCACCCCAACGACACTGTCAAGATACTGTCTTTGACTCAGGTAAACAGCTTGCTGACAGTCCACGATGATAATATTAacagcacaaacaaattatatatatatatttttatctttaataccccatccatccatcgtcaaAATgggtcaaatgtttttgtttaggtGGGTAGGATGGCAGAGCAACCGGATGCCGCAGTGGAAATCCTCAACAGTCGCAACATTATTGTAACTGTGATGCGCTCCATTGCGGCAGAGAACATGTCAGTGGCGAAACAggtaagcagccattttgaagtTTGCCTCCCAAATCATACGTTGATTCTTTCTAACACAAGCTAATTTACCGCAGGCCATCCAGTCCCTGTCCAAGCTAGGTCGCACCCAAACCGGCTTGGATAAACTTATCCGCAGCGACTTAGTGAACGTTCTGAAGGAGGTGATGACCACGAGCGACATCATCCGATATCGAGTCTATGAGGTATATGCAGAAAAAGATTATTTCATCCCTTCCCTCCCTAATTAGtggttttatcatttttttgtacttcaCTAAAATGCAGTCACAAAAGGATAACAACTGCCTGTATAcaattttagtttaatttagattttctttttgttcccaGCTGGTTGTGGAGATCGGGTCAGAATGGGAAGGGGCCCTCGCTGCCTGTGCCTGCAGCGGGATAATTCCTCAGCTCTTGGACGAATTGACAGGAGACGATGTTTTAATCAGgtaataaaaacacattaaaaaaagtaCTTTATTAGAACTGTATGTTGTCATAGTTGTCTTGAACTGGGGTTGTTATTACATTTAGGGCCACAGCTATTGAGATGGTGACCACTATTGCCCAAACTCAGCATGGCCGAAAGTACTTACACGGTCACGGTGTCATGAACAAGATTGCCAGGATGATCAAAACGGCAGACACGGATCCTTTCTCCTCCTTGTATGTCCCAGGTAACAAAATACTCCCTGTCGAATTCTTCGTGTTGGCTGCAGAGTGATTGCTGGACGCTCGCTGCAGGTCTCGTGAAGTTTTTCGGCGTCCTGGCCTTCATGCAAGGTCCCCAGCCGGTGTGCGAATACTACCCGGTCTTCCAGAACAAAGTGTTTGAGATGGCCTTGGAAACGGATCCAACCATGGTCGGCGTAGCTTTGGACACGTTGGGACTGCTGGGCTCAACTGTGGAAGGGAAGCAAGTGCTGCACAAAGCAGGTGGGATTGATTTGTGGTTGCATCTGCTCCAATATTAGAAGAGGCAAAGGTGTAAATGAAACTCTTCTCTGTGCGACGACAGGTGACAAATTTATGTCGGTGATGCTCAGGATGAGCCAGGTTGCGAGCGCCGGTGCCACCGAGCTCCGAGTGCGCTGTTTGGAGGCCATTTCAAATCTCCTGACTCTGCAGGTATGTTTGTGTCCTCTAAGGAAGTTTtgcgaagagaaaaaaaaaaaaaaaaaagccatgacaatgtttttgttttttttcccccccctcaagCCGGAGCAGCAGACCGAAGACCTGCTGGCGCTGACCGAGTCCTGGTTCCGACTTTTGTCCAAGCAGCCCATTGACATGTTTCGCGACATCAGCACTCAGCCCTTCCCGGAGCTGCACTGTGGCGCCTTACGGGTCTTTACTGTAAGTGTTTATAGATGCGGAGCTGCTGcgcaaataattttaaaaacaatattttttttacaaccaatataatgtttttttcttgtgtcaTCATGGGGTTTTATAGAAAAAGCACAATAACAGGTGAACTCTTGAATAGGCGGGGCTTGACTCTTTTCTTGTCTATCAGGCCATCGCCGCTCAACCGTGGGGTCAGAGGTTGATGGTGAGCACGCCCGGTTTCATGGAGTTCATTTTGGATCGTTCCACTGGTCAGAGCAAGGATGCCAAAGACGCTAAGTTTGAGCTGGTGGGCTCCCTCTTGAGTTCGTCGAGCGCAGCTGAGATACTGGGCAGCCAGAATTGCATCTCCCTCAAGAGCTACCAGAGAGAAGGACCTTACTACGTGTCGGCAGTGGCCGCCGTCGGCACGGAAGGAGCCGAATGATGCGGATCAGCCAAGACGATGTTTACACTTGTGTGCCATGTTATCATAAATCGATTTTCTTGATATGAATAACTAACACTGCGGGACATGGTGTTATAAATGCTTCAGATTCACTTTTCATTAGCTGTTATTTAAGTTCTTCAAATTAATAAACTTTTTTGAGACCTACAAAATGTTCTGCTATTTTTGCAAACCTGCGCATCCTGGTGAAAATAACACCCTAGAAAGTTTGAAAAATTTGAAAATCCTTGAAAAATAAGGCTTGGCCGATTAatcattttaatcaatttttcgTTTTTCTGCCCCCCAACCCCTCTCccccttgttttatttttacacgttaacacattacaacataagatAGTAATTCAAACATCGGCCCCGGGGATGTTGACATTTATACAGCCCTGATTTTTGACAATTTGTAAAGTTAAAGGATAAACAGTCAAATGTTGTACCAGCAATTCATATCTTTATTCTTTATTGTTTTAACCGCTAAAGGATCAAagataaatttgaaaaaaaaaatcgtatttTGTATTATATGCTAACCATTTGGCACAATTGGCACTTTTTAAAGGTCCCGGCCGCCTATCAATATAGATctgtaggtggcggtaatgcGTTATTTCAGTATGAAAACACCCGCTCAACACGACGAAGAAGAAAACCCGGAAGCTAACAAACCAGCGCCGAGCGAAAGTCGCACTGTCGTTATTCTGTATTAACTGCCATCGACTCTTAAGATGAAGTTTGAATCATTCCCGGTGTATTTGAACGTTTATACCATATAAGAGGCACCAAATACATACTGAAGATAAAACACATTCTTTTAGCTAACAATATTACTGCATGGGACGACCACGATGGATCACGAGCAGCAACTGAGAAACGTAAGTCATTCTTGGGGGTGCGTGCGTAAAACGTCAACATGAACAGATTTACAGGAAACCAGCATCATCAAACAGTTCTCTAAAGACGATTCCAGTACTTCATTTTAATGTGGGAAAATATTAACGTCATGACTCTTGAGAGCAGTCCAAGGGCGAAAGATGTCCTATAGACAATGAAATCCACTGATATACAGCACCTTCCATAATTATTGGCACCCAGATGTTTTCTTTAGCTTCTAATAGTTTTTTTCCCATATAATGTAGgactaaaaaagaagaaaatgtggaAATTAGTTGTGACGGAGGGAAGCGTGGGAAGAGTGCTAACAGTCATAATGTTCAAACTTGGGAACCAGGCCCCAGGTGCACATTGCACAACAATAGTACTTGCATCTCAAATGCATATTTGGTTGGTtagtaatgaaaattaaacaagTTTAATAAGCTTACTGCATTAACAGGATACCTGGTAGAATAATCAGTTCTACAAATATTCAACGTCTGTGGACCTATTTTATGGAAATAGTGGTGACtgtaatgttttgtttatttgcagCTGCGTGATTTCCTTCTGGTGTACAACCGCATGACGGAGATCTGCTTCCAGCGATGCACTAGTAACTTCAACTACAGGAACCTCACCATGGACGAGGCAAGGActttttgcccttttttttttgaaaaggtaAACAAAACCCTTGAGCATCAACATACTCAGCTGATAAAGAATACTCTGATCATCTAGGAGCGCTGCGTGGACAACTGCGCAGGAAAACTGATACGCTCCAACCACCGCCTGATGGGCACCTACGTGCAGCTGATGCCCCGCATGATGCAGCGGCGAATGGACGAGATCGAGAGCAAAGCCGCAGAGAACGCCAAGGCAGTGGAAGCGACTGAAATTTCTGCTGCCGTAACGGCGGCGCCTCAAGAATTGCAGTCGCCGCAGCCGGCGACCGGTGACGTCCATGTTTCACCAACTGACACTTGAAAGCTCCACTGCCAGACAAGTGTGGAATGGAGAACTGTGTCATCAGGAAGTCATGCCTTCTAGAatagctgaactttatttgggggtTATCAGAGCCACTTTAAATAGTTGCATGTTTGTGTTGAATCCCATTTAACACGAGTTggaatgtgattggttcattCTAAACAGCCACATCCTTCGTTGGAAGAGGGTGTGGGCACTTTTGCATCCACATTATCTTGGCTTATTTTTCTgctctgaaaatgttttttcaaaatgttgtacaggttataggtggataaagttttgaaataatttattttggtGTTATTCTTATGTCACATTTTGACACGGAGTGTGCAGACATTTTATAtccgctttttttattttatgccaggggtgtccaaactttttcgtttgagggccacatacagaaaatcaggacgcaagggccaacTAAtgctatgaagagaaattgtttgttcttaaaaaaatgtacaaaaaatgtttttgcatatctagaaaaatGCTCTATagtatataaagcaatttatttgaaatagtgcCACCTATTTTttccgacaccctcccttcttactttaacCATcaccaaacatttattttatttattcactgtctgctgggctgtagtttggaacCACTGTAGTAAATGCAAGTGGCCATTATAcattaataataaacataagaGACAAGAAATCTCTACTAAACTACACAACAATTCCTCAATTATGTGTTTTACTGCAGGGGGGAGGGGGTTGGGAATGTCTGACTCTTGATTTCCAGCCTAAAGAAAATTCAGTCTGACTACAATATCTCTGTTCATTGTCTTTAGCGCCGGCTTCAACCTCTACCTTTCAATTTAaaagatacatttaaaaaaaggaacaatAATTGCTCATACAATCGTTCAATGTGCTATAAATTTGGatgagtattattattttttctgcaataatgacaataaaaaaaatctatgtgcCCTGCCCCTCCTAAGGTCCTTGGAAAAGACAGAACATGACCTTGGTATGATGGCTAAAAATAAGGAGCGCATGTATGAATGGATAATGGCGCCCCCTGGTGACTATTGGTGGTTAAATAACAGCAAAAAAGCAAATCCTCCTTTCAAGATTGCAGTCACGCGGCAATGCTCAGTTTGGAGAAGACGCAGAAGGTGTGCGTGTGTTCCCCTCACCCAAGTCCATTTTTTACAGATAGAATTTAACTTCATTTCTGTTTATCGGATTGATGAGATATTTATGATAGATAACCTAATCTCATTTCGCAATTTCCTCCTTTTACCATCCGCGCCCCCCACCGCCTCGCCCGCTCATCCCGTGGGGACGTCTCCTCATCTGATACTATCTCGATTTTGCCTAATTTGGAACGAGTGAGCCACATCTCGGCATCCCGGTGAGGACTCGGGAGTGTGATGGACGATGCGCGGTCCGTGTGGGCTAACGAGACACGCGCGCGCTTGTCGGTCCTGAATGCAGCAGCGGCGGAGAGAGACACCGAGCAGGGTGTCACCGTCTGCCACGGATGCTGCGCCGCAGGATCGGATACACCGACCCGTCGTCGGGGAAAGACATCCTCGGCAATCGCTCCCTTTGTTTCATCTTTATTTGCGCCTTCGGACTTGTGACTTTGTTACAGCAGATTCTCTACGGGAAAAACTACATTAAGAGGTACGTGCTGTTTCACCTTGGGCGCAGTTCAAAGCATCATTGCTTGATATGCTTAATGGATGTCTTCTTCAGGGGAATAATGGCCggaagagagagatagcaattgaccatccatccgtttttaccCCTTTCCTCTTCCTCCCCCTTTGTGGCATAAAACAATTTCCATTGGGTTTCTTTTGATGATGATAAAGCATCACATTCATATCATACACACGCTGCCTTAGCGGCTGTGTATGGTTGTGTTTTCCCttgatttaaaattttatttcttaTAATTTTATGCGCCTTTCTTCGACTGGTGGTACATCTGGCGAGATCTCAGTTGTAAGTGATGATGATTTTCAGCCGGTGATAAGTCAATTATTGTGTTCATTTCTCATGTGCACCCCTCCCAGTGAAATACATATTTGTGAACCCCAAACACGATATTCTCTTGACTGTCACACCTCATAAATTCCAGCATGAGACGAGCAGATGTTGAGAAGAACCCCAAACAAATGAGCAAACGCCACATCCCAAATAAGTGACAGCGCTTATGTTTACGTCAAGCAAACATAATGTGCTGCAGTCCCTTATAAGAGAACACACACAACCCCCTTCCATCCTCtgccatcccccccccccacgctcCCCTCAGGCTGGTTTATAAAATGGATTCATGATATTGTAAGATTCATGAATTCAAGCATCCTGCACGTGATTATGGCGCTGGGCCCATTGGAGAGAGATCAAGAAAGAAATAGTGGCGGGTGGGTAgatggggaggtgggggacaaCAACCGATGGGctcagcggcggccattttgctacagtCTGTCTGCACACACTCTTGGGGGGGAGAGAAATTACAAGGCCAGAGTGGGATGActcgactgtgtgtgtgtgtgtgcgtgtgatgtCATCAACCGCTTTTGATGGGTGACTGGTACTGGTCAAAGGAAGTCATGGACTCATTTACGAGCTTAGCCACATGAGAAAAAGTTTTCTTACACCTGCAGCTTTTATGCAAGCGTCAGTGTAATGCCGAGATAGCAGAAGGTCATATTATAAACTCTGAGTAGCATATCGCTGGCATCGGACGGAATTCTTATGCCTCCAAAATCATCACATTTCAGGAGACTCTTTTTTTGAACCATTAATGTTGtatcatcaaagagagcaagccattttcaccgCTTTAGATTCATTTGTAAACAAGTGTGGACTGACCAAGAGCATATAGATATttgaagacaaacaaacaaacaaacaaacaaaatcattaaatttaccaaattgtgacgTATGAGATTTTGGTCCGTTGCCAGAGATATGTGTCTACACccatatcatttaaaaaaaaaaaaaaaaaaaaatcagtttgcaATATAATGGTTATGGTTGATTTGCTGAGGCACTTTGAGATTTAACTGGAATTTTAGCATGTGTGCTATATACagtcaattatttttaaataatttatatttcaaaCAATAGgacactcttaaaaaaaaaaaaggtaaaaaataatccaatttaggtggaaaaaaaatggaccgatcaaTGCTTGTGTCATTTTGACTCAACTTTGTGGGTagttttgcacaaaacaacccaactaattgggtcattttgcacAAAACGaccccccgaaaaaaaaagggccattttgcctaaaacaaacaaaaaacattgggaCATTTTGGACAACCAAAAAATTGGGttactttaaacaaaacaacccaacaaattgggtcattttgcatAAAACAACCCCTTCCAAAAGGGTTATTTtgcctaaaacaaacaaataattggGACATTTTAGACAAAACCTCCAAAATTGGGTTAGtttgcacaaaacaacccaaagaattgggtcattttgcaaaaaacaaaccccC comes from Festucalex cinctus isolate MCC-2025b chromosome 15, RoL_Fcin_1.0, whole genome shotgun sequence and encodes:
- the timm10b gene encoding mitochondrial import inner membrane translocase subunit Tim10 B; its protein translation is MDHEQQLRNLRDFLLVYNRMTEICFQRCTSNFNYRNLTMDEERCVDNCAGKLIRSNHRLMGTYVQLMPRMMQRRMDEIESKAAENAKAVEATEISAAVTAAPQELQSPQPATGDVHVSPTDT
- the psmd5 gene encoding 26S proteasome non-ATPase regulatory subunit 5; translated protein: MAASIESLLEEISNIEDPIEELQCLKTALLSIPVSDLKDFVSGHRFEVIFSLLNSNEREQVELCVDILERILTACSPLQVVQNYRAELQAGLTHPNDTVKILSLTQVGRMAEQPDAAVEILNSRNIIVTVMRSIAAENMSVAKQAIQSLSKLGRTQTGLDKLIRSDLVNVLKEVMTTSDIIRYRVYELVVEIGSEWEGALAACACSGIIPQLLDELTGDDVLIRATAIEMVTTIAQTQHGRKYLHGHGVMNKIARMIKTADTDPFSSLYVPGLVKFFGVLAFMQGPQPVCEYYPVFQNKVFEMALETDPTMVGVALDTLGLLGSTVEGKQVLHKAGDKFMSVMLRMSQVASAGATELRVRCLEAISNLLTLQPEQQTEDLLALTESWFRLLSKQPIDMFRDISTQPFPELHCGALRVFTAIAAQPWGQRLMVSTPGFMEFILDRSTGQSKDAKDAKFELVGSLLSSSSAAEILGSQNCISLKSYQREGPYYVSAVAAVGTEGAE